One Leishmania infantum JPCM5 genome chromosome 17 DNA window includes the following coding sequences:
- a CDS encoding putative RNA-binding protein, which translates to MDGRLVQTSCRTTHFSAVEATLRDWPEVEAVGSFREKKNNKRDITTVFVTFRDEAAAKAARAKLDAIPGIAEAATALSASPEQEKGTTSGSRSKRSQTKKGNAGSDKKSLAAEFLNFESYEDQKQRKAHTRRSNGVPEVTGAETTRRGRGGRGMGRGNNNNSRGAGGSHRGMRGRGGAHLQPPQNFQQPQQYQQHQLHPPPPPPPRLPPFEANVAFIDNVPFGTTNRYLMEHFSAFGRILDVNRLELMVMICFDNPESVQQCIQHMNGTKIHDNVITVSSGTVRIPGSVAIQMGV; encoded by the coding sequence ATGGACGGCCGACTTGTGCAGACGTCGTGCCGAACGACGCACTTttcggcggtggaggcgacgctgcgggaTTGGCCCGAGGTCGAGGCGGTTGGCTCCTTCCGCGAGAAGAAGAACAACAAGAGGGACATCACGACAGTGTTCGTCACCTtccgcgacgaggcggcggcgaaggcggccaGGGCGAAGCTCGATGCCATTCCCGGTATCGCTGAGGCGGCCACTGCCTTGTCTGCCTCTCCGgagcaggagaaggggaCGACCAGCGGCAGTCGAAGCAAGCGCTCGCAGACGAAGAAAGGCAACGCCGGTAGTGACAAGAAGAGCCTCGCTGCGGAGTTCTTGAACTTCGAGTCGTATGAGGATcagaagcagcgcaaggcgcacacgaggaggagcaacgGCGTGCCGGAGGTGACGGGTGCGGAGACGACGCGTAGAGGCCGCGGTGGGCGTGGAATGGGCCGCGGCAATAACAACAACAgccgcggtgctggtggcagcCACCGTGGCATGCGTggtcgcggtggcgctcatctgcagccgccgcagaactttcagcagccgcagcagtaccagcagcaccagcttcacccgccgccgccaccgccgccgcgcctaCCGCCGTTCGAGGCGAACGTTGCCTTCATTGACAACGTGCCATTCGGCACCACGAATAGATACCTCATGGAGCACTTCTCCGCCTTCGGCCGCATTCTCGATGTGAACCGTCTCGAGCTGATGGTCATGATCTGCTTTGACAACCCGGAgtcggtgcagcagtgcatcCAGCACATGAACGGCACCAAGATCCACGACAACGTCATCACggtgagcagcggcaccgtccGCATCCCCGGCAGCGTAGCAATCCAGATGGGTGTTTAA